One Polynucleobacter sp. SHI8 genomic window, GGCAATCAGGAGGTTTTAAAGTTTTAGTGAATAACGGTGCAGATGGTGGCCAAGAGGTATACCATTTGCATTTACATGTGTTGGCAGGGCCACGGCCCTGGAAACATGAATTACCAGGTTAATTAAACTTATCTTATATATAGGGAGTTGTTATGGGTGGAATGAGTCCAGTGCATTGGCTAATCGTATTAGCTGTCGTGCTATTAATTTTTGGAACCAAAAAATTAAGAAACATTGGTTCTGATATGGGAGCTGCAGTCAAAGGCTTTAAAGATGGTATGAAAAATGAGGAAGCTGCTAAAGCTGAAGCTCAAGAGGTAACGCAACAAGTCGCGCAATCAACACAAACTCAAACAGCTAAAGATCCAAATACTGTTGACGTTAGCTCTAAAGAAGTACGTTAATGTTGGCTAAGTTGTACCCAAGCGTCTTGCGAGTCGTCTGATATGTTTGATATTGGCCTTTCTAAGATTGCATTAATCTCTGTAGTTGCTTTGGTCGTATTAGGGCCAGAGCGCTTGCCACGTGTTGCAAGAACTGCAGGAAATCTTTTTGGGCGAGCTCAGCGATATATGTCGGAAGTCAAACAAGAAGTTAGCCGACAAATGGAGCAAGAAGAGCTCAAAAAAATGAAAGATGCAGCTACTGAGGCCTTTAATAGTGCAAGAAAC contains:
- the tatA gene encoding Sec-independent protein translocase subunit TatA; protein product: MGGMSPVHWLIVLAVVLLIFGTKKLRNIGSDMGAAVKGFKDGMKNEEAAKAEAQEVTQQVAQSTQTQTAKDPNTVDVSSKEVR